The Lysobacter gummosus genome includes a region encoding these proteins:
- the dxs gene encoding 1-deoxy-D-xylulose-5-phosphate synthase, with translation MIDSQRYPRLSRIQAPADLRRFPEEELPAIAEELRAYLIEQVALVGGHFGAGLGVIELTVALHWLYETPVDRLVWDVGHQCYPHKILTNRRDEIHTVKQKDGVAPFPKRDESEYDTFGVGHSSTSISAALGMAIAAQRKNDERKIVAVIGDGAMTAGMAFEALAHAGGMTDPEPNLLVILNDNQMSISENVGGVTKMLGRLTGSRTLNAIREGGKKLLGDKRKPAAKFVRRWEEHWKGMFVPSTFFEEVGFHYTGPIDGHDLPALLAAMKTLKGLKGPQLLHIITTKGKGYELAEDDQIGYHAVGPFDPEKGLVSKPGAKKPTYTDIFSEWLCDMAAADERLMGITPAMREGSGLVRFSKEYPQRYFDVAIAEQHAVTLAAGMACEGAKPVVAIYSTFLQRGYDQLVHDVAIQNLDVLFAIDRGGVVGPDGATHAGNLDLSYLRCVPNMVVMAPADEDECRKMLSTGHRYEGPAAVRYPRGTGPGTTIQPGLDTLPIGKAELRRQGSRIALLAFGAIVPAAEAVAAELGLTVVNMRFVKPLDRALILELARTHEGFVTLEDNVVAGGAGSGVAELLAAEGIVLPVLHLGLPDEFQHHASREQLLAEAGLDVASIRASVLKRWPQLTAVQAQSAIG, from the coding sequence ATGATCGATTCACAGCGCTACCCGCGTCTTTCCCGTATCCAGGCCCCCGCCGACCTGCGCCGCTTCCCGGAAGAGGAGCTGCCGGCGATCGCGGAGGAACTGCGCGCTTACCTGATCGAACAAGTGGCCCTGGTGGGCGGCCACTTCGGCGCCGGCCTGGGCGTCATCGAACTCACCGTGGCCCTGCACTGGCTGTACGAAACGCCGGTGGACCGCCTGGTGTGGGACGTCGGCCACCAGTGCTATCCGCACAAGATCCTCACCAACCGCCGCGACGAGATCCACACCGTCAAACAAAAAGACGGCGTCGCCCCGTTCCCGAAGCGCGACGAATCCGAATACGACACCTTCGGCGTCGGCCACAGCTCGACCTCGATCTCGGCCGCGCTCGGCATGGCCATCGCCGCGCAGCGCAAGAACGACGAGCGCAAGATCGTGGCGGTGATCGGCGACGGCGCGATGACCGCGGGCATGGCCTTCGAAGCGCTGGCGCACGCCGGCGGCATGACCGATCCGGAACCGAACCTGCTGGTGATCCTCAACGACAACCAGATGTCGATCTCCGAGAACGTCGGCGGCGTGACCAAGATGCTCGGCCGCCTCACCGGCAGCCGCACGCTCAACGCGATCCGCGAAGGCGGCAAGAAGCTGCTCGGCGACAAGCGCAAGCCCGCGGCCAAGTTCGTGCGCCGCTGGGAAGAGCACTGGAAGGGCATGTTCGTGCCGTCCACGTTCTTCGAGGAAGTCGGCTTCCACTACACCGGCCCGATCGACGGTCACGACCTGCCCGCCCTGCTCGCGGCGATGAAGACGCTCAAGGGCCTCAAGGGTCCGCAGTTGCTGCACATCATCACCACCAAGGGCAAAGGCTACGAGCTGGCCGAGGACGATCAGATCGGTTACCACGCGGTCGGCCCGTTCGATCCGGAGAAAGGCCTGGTCAGCAAGCCCGGCGCGAAGAAGCCGACCTATACCGACATCTTCAGCGAATGGCTGTGCGACATGGCCGCCGCCGACGAACGCCTGATGGGCATCACCCCGGCGATGCGCGAAGGCTCGGGCCTGGTGCGTTTCAGCAAGGAATACCCGCAGCGTTATTTCGACGTCGCCATCGCCGAGCAGCACGCGGTCACCCTCGCCGCCGGCATGGCCTGCGAAGGCGCCAAGCCGGTGGTCGCGATCTACTCGACCTTCCTGCAGCGCGGCTACGACCAGCTGGTGCACGACGTCGCCATCCAGAACCTCGACGTGCTGTTCGCGATCGATCGCGGCGGCGTGGTCGGCCCGGACGGCGCGACCCACGCCGGCAACCTGGATCTGTCCTATCTGCGCTGCGTGCCGAACATGGTCGTGATGGCGCCGGCCGACGAAGACGAATGCCGCAAGATGCTCAGCACCGGCCATCGTTACGAAGGTCCGGCCGCGGTGCGTTACCCGCGCGGCACCGGCCCCGGCACGACGATCCAGCCGGGCCTGGACACCTTGCCGATCGGCAAGGCCGAACTGCGCCGGCAGGGCTCACGCATCGCCCTGCTCGCCTTCGGCGCGATCGTGCCGGCGGCCGAAGCCGTCGCCGCCGAGCTCGGCCTGACCGTGGTCAACATGCGCTTCGTCAAACCGCTGGATCGCGCCTTGATCCTGGAACTGGCGCGCACGCACGAAGGCTTCGTCACCCTCGAAGACAACGTCGTCGCCGGTGGCGCCGGCAGCGGCGTGGCCGAATTGCTCGCGGCCGAAGGCATCGTCCTGCCCGTGCTGCACCTGGGCTTGCCGGACGAATTCCAGCATCACGCCAGCCGAGAGCAACTGCTGGCCGAAGCCGGATTGGATGTAGCTTCGATCCGCGCCTCGGTACTCAAGCGCTGGCCGCAGTTGACGGCGGTGCAGGCGCAGTCGGCGATCGGCTGA
- a CDS encoding TraB/GumN family protein: protein MRRAFIALFLTGLLPGAAIAQTAPSPPAGAIRDMDTLVVTGEQPGPGMWKVMRGGHVLWILGTLSPLPKDMTWLSRTVEATIAESQEVIAPPSVSFGTELGVFRTMMLIPTALKARKNPDGKTLQEVVPADLYARWSTLKARYIGSDGGVEKWRPIFAAQELYEAAIKQSGMSLKGVVQPVVEKAAKQHDVPITEARVTLKIDDPKATLKEFSASALDDRECFSKTMARIEGDLESMRARGNAWAIGDIATLRTLPQGDQYRTCLDALAETGVAKRLNLGDLRQRVTAQWLERAQAAIAKNNSSFATLPVSDLLESGGLLDKLRDAGYTVEDP from the coding sequence ATGCGTCGTGCCTTCATCGCCCTCTTCCTGACCGGCCTGCTGCCCGGCGCCGCGATCGCGCAGACCGCGCCGTCCCCGCCCGCCGGCGCCATCCGTGACATGGACACCCTGGTGGTCACCGGCGAACAACCCGGCCCGGGCATGTGGAAGGTCATGCGCGGCGGCCACGTGCTGTGGATTCTGGGAACCCTCAGCCCGCTGCCGAAGGACATGACCTGGCTGTCGCGCACTGTCGAAGCGACCATCGCCGAATCGCAGGAAGTCATCGCCCCGCCCTCGGTCAGCTTCGGCACCGAGCTGGGCGTGTTCCGCACCATGATGCTGATCCCGACCGCGCTGAAGGCGCGCAAGAATCCCGACGGCAAGACCCTGCAGGAAGTCGTGCCGGCCGACCTGTACGCGCGCTGGTCCACGCTGAAGGCGCGTTACATCGGCAGCGACGGCGGGGTGGAGAAATGGCGGCCGATCTTCGCCGCGCAGGAACTCTACGAGGCGGCGATCAAGCAATCGGGCATGAGCCTGAAGGGCGTGGTCCAGCCGGTGGTCGAGAAGGCCGCCAAGCAGCACGACGTGCCGATCACCGAGGCGCGGGTGACGTTGAAGATCGACGATCCGAAGGCGACGCTGAAGGAGTTTTCCGCCAGCGCGCTGGACGATCGCGAATGTTTCTCCAAGACCATGGCGCGCATCGAAGGCGACCTGGAATCGATGCGCGCGCGCGGCAACGCCTGGGCGATCGGCGACATCGCCACCTTGCGCACGCTGCCGCAGGGCGATCAGTACCGCACCTGCCTGGACGCGCTGGCCGAGACCGGCGTGGCCAAGCGCCTCAACCTGGGCGACCTGCGCCAGCGCGTGACCGCGCAATGGCTGGAACGCGCGCAGGCGGCGATCGCGAAGAACAACAGCAGCTTCGCGACGCTGCCGGTATCGGACCTGCTGGAGAGCGGCGGCCTGCTCGATAAGCTGCGCGATGCGGGGTATACGGTCGAGGATCCGTAG
- a CDS encoding DUF3649 domain-containing protein: MTDTLANPAAAPAPHGARAHVSQRTHASASSAAAGAPARKPRAKLSWRYRGAVAVRAIAASVIGYLVAYGFTAFGTLVLPFARSDRVVAASLLCFFVWCAAAMYAFAARSAWRACWVLTLWAAAMYGIAALFPEAAARP, from the coding sequence ATGACCGACACTCTCGCCAATCCGGCTGCCGCGCCTGCGCCTCACGGCGCGCGCGCGCATGTTTCGCAACGAACGCACGCGAGCGCGTCGTCGGCCGCCGCCGGCGCGCCGGCGCGCAAACCGCGGGCGAAGCTGTCCTGGCGTTATCGCGGCGCGGTCGCGGTGCGGGCGATCGCCGCGAGCGTGATCGGTTATCTGGTCGCGTATGGATTCACCGCGTTCGGCACTTTGGTGTTGCCGTTCGCGCGCAGCGACAGGGTGGTTGCGGCAAGTTTGCTCTGCTTCTTCGTTTGGTGCGCAGCGGCGATGTACGCCTTCGCCGCGCGCAGCGCCTGGCGCGCATGCTGGGTGCTGACACTGTGGGCGGCGGCGATGTACGGCATCGCGGCGTTGTTCCCCGAAGCCGCGGCCCGGCCGTAA
- a CDS encoding PepSY-associated TM helix domain-containing protein: MKNTFSQAMAWLHTWAGLVIGWLLFVIFVGGTIACFDKELTHWMQPALHGHERSADSVNLASAVEQLQKIAKPHPHAYYVTLPGERGKSLDGGVYYDAGTPDLVTLDPASGQKIPETAGGEFFFTLHYNLHAQTWGMYIVGLAGMFMLIAILTGIVIHKRIFKDFFTFRPKNGGQRAWLDGHNVTGVLGLPFHLMIAYTGVAIFVANYMPAGLFAAYNGDAEKFFVEASDSYERPETHKALKSIYPIDKLVADARARLGQPVTWVSVHHPDDTSATISFGGDHSRDVAWNYRSVFYDANDGKFLHQSGPMAPGYQTYTFIGGMHMAQWGGGALRWLYFVMGIAGCVMIASGMQVWVSKRAKKIAEAGNVSGYALVQALNLGVVGGLPLASAAMVIGNRLIPADVAARANAEITVFCAVWIAATLYAAIPAVHKRGWGQFFAINAGAFALIPLVNFATAPNSHLFATIGRGDWSLAAVDLTALALAAGFAALARHSFVKARLPAEAREPRRNDRAGANQPALADR, encoded by the coding sequence ATGAAGAATACGTTCTCGCAAGCGATGGCGTGGCTGCACACCTGGGCCGGGCTGGTGATCGGCTGGCTGCTGTTCGTGATCTTCGTCGGCGGCACCATCGCGTGCTTCGATAAAGAACTCACCCACTGGATGCAGCCTGCGCTGCACGGCCACGAGCGCAGCGCCGACAGCGTCAATCTGGCCAGCGCGGTCGAGCAGTTGCAGAAGATCGCCAAGCCGCATCCGCACGCGTATTACGTCACCTTGCCCGGTGAGCGCGGCAAGTCGCTGGACGGCGGCGTGTACTACGACGCGGGTACGCCGGATCTGGTGACGCTCGATCCGGCCAGCGGTCAGAAGATTCCCGAAACCGCCGGCGGCGAGTTCTTCTTCACTCTGCACTACAACCTGCATGCCCAAACCTGGGGCATGTACATCGTCGGCCTGGCCGGCATGTTCATGCTGATCGCGATCCTGACCGGCATCGTGATCCACAAGCGCATCTTCAAGGACTTCTTCACTTTCCGGCCGAAGAACGGCGGCCAGCGCGCGTGGCTGGACGGGCATAACGTCACCGGCGTGCTCGGGCTGCCGTTTCACTTGATGATCGCCTACACGGGCGTGGCGATCTTCGTCGCCAATTACATGCCGGCGGGCTTGTTCGCGGCCTACAACGGCGATGCGGAGAAATTCTTCGTCGAGGCCAGCGACAGCTATGAGCGGCCGGAGACGCACAAGGCGCTCAAGAGCATCTATCCGATCGACAAGCTGGTCGCCGACGCGCGCGCGCGCCTGGGGCAGCCGGTCACCTGGGTCAGCGTGCATCACCCCGACGACACCAGCGCGACGATTTCCTTCGGCGGCGACCACAGCCGCGACGTGGCCTGGAACTATCGCTCGGTGTTCTACGACGCCAACGACGGCAAGTTCCTGCACCAGTCCGGGCCGATGGCGCCGGGCTACCAGACCTATACCTTCATCGGCGGCATGCACATGGCGCAGTGGGGCGGCGGCGCGCTGCGCTGGCTGTACTTCGTCATGGGCATCGCCGGCTGCGTGATGATCGCCAGCGGCATGCAGGTGTGGGTGAGCAAGCGCGCGAAGAAGATCGCCGAGGCCGGCAACGTATCGGGCTATGCGCTGGTGCAGGCCTTGAACCTGGGCGTGGTCGGCGGCTTGCCGCTGGCGAGCGCGGCGATGGTGATCGGCAATCGTTTGATCCCCGCCGATGTCGCCGCGCGCGCCAACGCGGAGATCACCGTGTTCTGCGCGGTATGGATCGCCGCGACCTTGTACGCGGCGATTCCGGCGGTGCACAAGCGTGGCTGGGGCCAGTTCTTCGCGATCAACGCCGGCGCGTTCGCGTTGATTCCGCTGGTCAATTTCGCCACCGCGCCGAACAGCCATCTGTTCGCGACGATCGGTCGCGGCGATTGGTCGCTGGCGGCGGTGGATCTGACCGCGCTCGCGCTCGCCGCCGGCTTCGCCGCGCTGGCGCGGCATTCGTTCGTCAAGGCGCGCCTGCCGGCCGAAGCGCGCGAGCCGCGCCGCAACGATCGCGCCGGCGCCAACCAACCCGCGCTCGCGGATCGCTGA
- a CDS encoding DUF3325 domain-containing protein, protein MLWLGLCLGVAAWCLLSLGLEKHHQQVFASAFNAGRARALRAGGWLLLAAVFALFVYRLGWAQGPIFWFAALIVSALAWTLLMTMAPKASIKVAAMVLLSGVASIPLWLG, encoded by the coding sequence ATGCTGTGGTTGGGATTGTGTCTGGGCGTCGCGGCGTGGTGTCTGCTGAGTCTTGGGCTCGAAAAGCACCATCAGCAAGTGTTCGCGAGCGCGTTCAACGCCGGTCGCGCGCGCGCGCTGCGCGCCGGCGGCTGGCTGCTGCTGGCCGCGGTGTTCGCTTTGTTCGTCTATCGCCTGGGATGGGCGCAAGGCCCGATCTTCTGGTTCGCCGCGCTGATCGTATCGGCGCTGGCCTGGACCCTGCTGATGACGATGGCGCCGAAGGCGAGCATCAAGGTCGCCGCAATGGTGTTGCTCAGCGGGGTCGCTTCGATTCCGTTGTGGCTCGGCTGA